A genomic stretch from Pseudodesulfovibrio senegalensis includes:
- a CDS encoding sigma-70 family RNA polymerase sigma factor translates to MKSKKKQDQKTARIPEIVDGDASTELAEKSSDTLPAPFELKGSEVGLRDPLQLYLKEIARFPMLEPDEEYRLAVRVREKNDQDAAFRLVSSHLRLVVKIAMDFQRRWMQNALDLIQEGNVGLMKAVQKFDPEKGIKFSYYAAFWIKAYILKFIMDNWRLVKIGTTQTQRKLFYNLNKERQRLLTQGFDPTTEVLSENLNVSQADIEEMDQRLSKNDMSLSQPVGENSDATRMDFLPALDPGVEEKLANDEITGLLIDNLKTIEPLLNEKEVVILNDRLLSEDPVTLREIGEQFGVTRERVRQIEARLLKKIREHLTDQVQDFSRDWIEEDA, encoded by the coding sequence ATGAAATCCAAAAAGAAACAAGACCAAAAAACGGCGCGCATCCCCGAAATCGTGGATGGCGACGCCTCCACGGAACTGGCGGAGAAGTCATCCGACACCCTGCCTGCGCCTTTTGAGCTCAAGGGCTCGGAAGTGGGTCTGCGCGACCCGTTGCAGCTGTACCTCAAGGAGATCGCGCGCTTTCCCATGCTGGAACCGGACGAGGAATACCGGCTGGCCGTGCGCGTACGCGAAAAGAACGACCAGGACGCGGCCTTTCGGCTGGTGTCGTCGCATTTGCGGCTGGTGGTCAAGATCGCCATGGACTTCCAGCGGCGCTGGATGCAGAACGCGCTGGACCTGATCCAGGAGGGCAACGTGGGCCTGATGAAGGCCGTGCAGAAGTTCGACCCGGAAAAAGGCATCAAGTTTTCCTATTATGCGGCGTTCTGGATCAAGGCCTATATCCTGAAGTTCATCATGGACAACTGGCGGCTGGTCAAGATCGGCACCACCCAGACCCAGCGCAAGCTGTTCTACAACCTGAACAAGGAACGCCAGCGCCTGCTGACACAGGGATTCGACCCCACCACCGAAGTGCTCTCCGAAAACCTGAACGTCTCGCAGGCGGACATTGAGGAGATGGACCAACGGCTCTCCAAGAACGACATGTCGCTTAGCCAGCCCGTGGGCGAAAATTCCGATGCCACACGCATGGATTTTCTGCCCGCGCTGGACCCGGGTGTGGAGGAAAAGCTGGCCAACGACGAGATAACCGGCCTGCTCATCGACAACCTCAAGACCATCGAGCCCCTGCTCAACGAAAAGGAAGTGGTCATCCTCAATGACCGCCTGCTTTCCGAAGACCCCGTGACCCTCCGCGAAATCGGGGAACAGTTCGGCGTGACCCGCGAACGCGTGCGTCAGATCGAAGCCCGGCTGCTCAAAAAGATTCGCGAACACCTCACGGATCAGGTGCAGGACTTTTCCAGGGACTGGATCGAGGAAGACGCCTAG
- a CDS encoding tetratricopeptide repeat protein: protein MTGFCLLVLLGLTASGCVQSVRTPPATGSVSISPRAETTYNYLVYQDLAGRLNKALQVPGTMTQEQIDDLRLRTIEALDRVMADAPSAQLYRDKAALYWTEAQYGRKSREILTEGLKKYPGDRIMTMYLANSWLMEGKTARAASIMNDYLGEHPDDMEARERYGQMLVEAGNYADGLDQLNTIPESKSTAETYYYRSRALGKLGDREKAIDNLKKAIKRYPDFVEGLAELAYQYELTRQYTLAEKTYERLLEVDGGPEVRLRLVDINVKLNNLDKALSLAMEGPKTKSFLLDAVNSFMAEGFYAQASTMLDVLAGRKPIPAEYWFYKAVIANEGEADPAKALGFLEKVAPDNKHYPRALQFRAQLLNLMGRKQEAENAIAEGLKKFPDQSRFYILKASLLASRGDKSEALDVLESGLKKRPGDADLMYELGMLLDGMDRRPQAMEIMEKLLVKHPDHPEALNFVGYSLAEQGRDLDRALVLVNNAARLDPGNGYIVDSLAWVHYKRKDYEKAWQTIREAVTIEDHDPTIWEHYGDIARAVGNIKQARKGYEKALKHGGDPEKLNRKLKAL, encoded by the coding sequence ATGACCGGGTTCTGCCTGCTGGTCCTGCTGGGCCTGACCGCCTCCGGCTGCGTGCAGTCCGTGCGCACCCCCCCGGCTACCGGGTCAGTATCCATCTCGCCCCGTGCCGAGACCACGTACAACTATCTCGTGTACCAGGATCTTGCAGGCCGCCTGAACAAGGCGCTGCAGGTGCCGGGCACCATGACCCAGGAGCAGATAGACGACCTGCGCCTGCGCACCATCGAGGCACTGGACCGGGTCATGGCCGACGCCCCCTCGGCCCAGCTCTACCGGGACAAGGCCGCCCTGTACTGGACCGAAGCGCAATACGGCCGCAAATCCCGCGAGATTCTCACCGAAGGGCTGAAAAAATATCCGGGCGACCGGATCATGACCATGTATCTGGCCAACTCATGGCTCATGGAAGGCAAGACTGCCCGGGCCGCGTCCATCATGAACGACTACCTCGGGGAACACCCCGACGACATGGAAGCCCGGGAACGCTACGGCCAGATGCTCGTGGAGGCGGGCAATTACGCGGACGGGCTGGACCAGCTCAACACCATACCCGAAAGCAAGAGCACGGCCGAAACCTACTATTACCGCTCCCGCGCGCTGGGCAAGCTGGGCGACCGGGAAAAGGCCATCGACAATCTCAAGAAGGCCATCAAGCGCTATCCCGACTTCGTGGAAGGACTGGCCGAGCTGGCCTACCAGTATGAGCTGACCCGCCAGTACACCTTGGCGGAAAAAACCTACGAGCGTCTGCTGGAAGTGGACGGCGGCCCGGAAGTCCGGCTGCGCCTCGTGGACATCAACGTCAAGCTGAACAATCTGGACAAGGCCCTGTCCCTTGCCATGGAAGGCCCCAAAACGAAATCCTTCCTGCTGGACGCGGTCAACAGCTTCATGGCCGAAGGCTTTTACGCACAGGCGTCCACCATGCTGGACGTGCTGGCCGGACGCAAACCCATCCCGGCCGAATACTGGTTCTACAAGGCGGTCATCGCCAACGAGGGCGAAGCCGACCCGGCCAAGGCACTGGGTTTTCTGGAAAAGGTGGCCCCGGACAACAAACACTATCCGCGCGCGCTCCAGTTCCGCGCCCAGTTGCTGAACCTCATGGGCCGCAAGCAGGAAGCCGAAAACGCCATTGCCGAAGGGTTGAAAAAATTCCCGGACCAGAGCCGCTTCTACATTCTCAAGGCCTCGCTGCTGGCCTCGCGCGGGGACAAATCCGAAGCCCTGGACGTTCTTGAGTCCGGACTGAAAAAACGCCCCGGCGACGCCGACCTGATGTATGAACTGGGCATGCTGCTGGACGGCATGGACCGCCGCCCCCAGGCCATGGAAATCATGGAAAAGCTGCTGGTCAAGCACCCGGACCATCCCGAAGCCCTGAATTTCGTGGGCTATTCCCTTGCCGAGCAAGGCAGGGACCTGGACCGTGCGCTGGTGCTGGTGAACAACGCGGCCCGGCTTGATCCGGGCAACGGCTACATCGTGGACTCCCTGGCCTGGGTCCACTACAAGCGCAAGGATTACGAAAAGGCATGGCAGACCATCCGCGAAGCCGTGACCATCGAGGACCACGACCCCACCATTTGGGAACACTACGGCGACATCGCCCGGGCCGTGGGCAACATCAAGCAGGCCCGCAAGGGGTATGAAAAAGCCCTGAAGCACGGCGGGGACCCGGAAAAACTGAACCGTAAGCTGAAGGCGTTATGA
- the rpiB gene encoding ribose 5-phosphate isomerase B, producing the protein MAKTIIIGSDHGGFNLKKHLVALLESWGYTVLDQGPDRAESCDYPEFAAKVAKRVLDGEGQGILICGTGLGMSMAANRFSGVRAAVCTNEFMARMCRAHNDANVLCLGERVIGIGTAEGIVKAYLETEFEGDRHKRRIDLIETVSK; encoded by the coding sequence ATGGCCAAGACCATCATCATCGGTTCGGACCACGGCGGCTTCAACCTCAAGAAACATCTGGTGGCCCTCCTTGAATCCTGGGGCTACACCGTGCTGGATCAGGGACCGGATCGCGCCGAAAGCTGCGATTATCCCGAATTCGCGGCCAAGGTGGCCAAACGGGTTCTGGACGGCGAGGGACAGGGCATCCTGATCTGCGGCACCGGGCTGGGCATGTCCATGGCCGCCAACCGCTTTTCCGGTGTGCGCGCCGCCGTGTGCACCAACGAATTCATGGCCCGCATGTGCCGGGCGCACAACGACGCCAACGTGCTCTGTCTGGGAGAACGCGTCATCGGCATCGGAACGGCCGAGGGCATTGTGAAGGCCTATCTTGAAACCGAGTTCGAGGGCGACCGCCACAAGCGCCGCATCGACCTCATCGAAACCGTCAGCAAATGA
- the tkt gene encoding transketolase, translating into MKDDSRMDQKTVAVVKGLIMDGVAKANSGHPGGAMSSADFATLLYSDFLNFDPDDAQWFNRDRFILSAGHESMLLYSLLHLTGFVGMDALKEFRQMGSLTPGHPEVHLTPGVEATTGPLGQGFGMSVGFAVAEAFLRQKLGADVMDHFTYVLSSDGDLQEPIALGAASLAGLWGLGKLVVFYDSNKIQLAGPTNRVDCADIRKVFEGMCWQVLDIDGHDHGQIRKAVQDAKLEGSKPTLIVCNTVMAKGTANMEGDHNTHGAPLKADEIAASKKKLGLPAEDFHVPGDVVDHFRSRYDSMRATVADWKKNLESKLASDKDFAALWNKITTKRSALDIEWPEFTPGETMATRKAWGACLNQVTDQLPNLLGGSADLDPSNQTTKFRETVGNFGIDGYGARNLAYGVREFPMAAIMNGMALHGGVIPFGATFLTFADYCRNAIRMSALQELPSLYIFTHDSFWVGEDGPTHQPIEHVSSLRLIPDVIDLRPADATETAVCLDIAFKQDKHPSCVFLTRQGLPVLDPAEYPAVTDGARKGGYVIKDCEGTPDLIIAASGSEVSLALETAKLFKRKVRVVNICSFKLFDDQPESYKKEILPPEVTARAAAEAGRTELWHKYVGCDGVVLGLDHFGQSAPGNQLSEKYGFTPENFARLIREKY; encoded by the coding sequence ATGAAGGATGATAGCCGGATGGACCAGAAGACCGTTGCCGTGGTCAAGGGGCTGATCATGGACGGGGTGGCCAAGGCCAACTCCGGACACCCCGGCGGGGCCATGTCCTCCGCAGACTTCGCAACGCTTCTGTACTCGGATTTCCTGAATTTCGACCCGGATGACGCCCAGTGGTTCAACCGCGACCGCTTCATCCTTTCCGCTGGTCACGAATCCATGCTGCTCTACAGCCTGCTGCACCTGACCGGGTTCGTGGGCATGGACGCGCTCAAGGAATTCCGCCAGATGGGCAGCCTGACTCCGGGCCATCCGGAAGTGCACCTGACTCCGGGCGTGGAAGCCACCACCGGCCCGCTGGGACAGGGCTTCGGCATGTCCGTGGGCTTTGCCGTGGCCGAGGCGTTCCTGCGCCAGAAGCTGGGCGCGGACGTCATGGACCACTTCACCTACGTGCTCAGCTCGGACGGCGACCTGCAGGAACCCATCGCCCTGGGCGCGGCCTCGCTGGCCGGTCTCTGGGGACTGGGCAAGCTGGTGGTCTTCTACGACTCCAACAAGATTCAGCTGGCCGGTCCCACCAACCGCGTGGACTGCGCCGACATCCGCAAGGTCTTTGAAGGCATGTGCTGGCAGGTGCTGGACATCGACGGCCACGACCACGGCCAGATTCGCAAGGCCGTGCAGGATGCCAAGCTCGAAGGCTCCAAGCCCACCCTGATCGTCTGCAACACGGTCATGGCCAAGGGCACCGCCAACATGGAAGGCGACCACAACACCCACGGCGCGCCCCTCAAGGCCGACGAAATCGCGGCCTCCAAGAAAAAGCTGGGCCTGCCCGCCGAGGACTTCCACGTTCCCGGCGACGTGGTGGACCATTTCCGCAGCCGCTACGATTCCATGCGCGCCACGGTTGCCGACTGGAAAAAGAACCTTGAATCCAAGCTGGCCTCGGACAAGGACTTTGCCGCGCTGTGGAACAAGATCACCACCAAGCGCTCGGCGCTGGACATCGAATGGCCCGAATTCACGCCCGGCGAGACCATGGCCACCCGCAAGGCGTGGGGCGCATGCCTGAATCAGGTCACGGACCAGCTGCCCAACCTGCTGGGCGGTTCCGCAGACCTCGATCCCTCCAACCAGACCACCAAATTCCGTGAAACCGTGGGCAACTTCGGCATCGACGGATACGGGGCGCGCAACCTGGCCTACGGCGTGCGCGAATTCCCCATGGCCGCCATCATGAACGGCATGGCCCTGCACGGCGGCGTCATTCCCTTCGGCGCCACGTTCCTGACCTTTGCGGACTACTGCCGCAACGCCATCCGCATGTCCGCCCTGCAGGAGCTGCCCTCCTTGTACATCTTCACCCACGATTCGTTCTGGGTGGGCGAGGACGGTCCCACGCACCAGCCCATCGAACACGTGAGCAGCCTGCGCCTGATCCCGGACGTCATCGACCTGCGCCCGGCCGACGCCACGGAAACCGCCGTGTGCCTCGACATCGCCTTCAAGCAGGACAAGCACCCTTCCTGCGTGTTCCTGACCCGTCAGGGACTGCCGGTTCTGGACCCGGCCGAATACCCGGCCGTGACCGACGGCGCGCGCAAGGGCGGCTACGTGATCAAGGACTGCGAAGGAACCCCGGACCTGATCATCGCGGCCTCGGGCTCCGAAGTCTCGCTGGCGCTGGAAACCGCCAAGCTGTTCAAGCGCAAGGTGCGCGTGGTCAACATCTGCAGTTTCAAACTGTTTGACGACCAGCCTGAATCATATAAGAAGGAAATATTGCCGCCCGAGGTCACCGCCCGTGCCGCAGCCGAAGCCGGAAGAACCGAGCTGTGGCACAAATATGTGGGTTGCGACGGCGTTGTCCTCGGTCTGGACCATTTCGGTCAATCCGCGCCCGGCAACCAGCTCTCCGAAAAGTACGGCTTCACACCGGAGAACTTTGCCCGGCTCATCAGGGAAAAATACTAG
- the glpX gene encoding class II fructose-bisphosphatase — MEVPQKNLALDLVRVTESAALACARWLGRGDKNEADRAAVDAMRLCFNSLDIDGTVMIGEGEKDDAPMLYNGEKLGRADGGPAVDIAVDPLEGTNLLAYGRPNAISVVGVSPKGTMFDPGPSFYMQKLVVPSAAKNVVDIEAPVQHNLKYIAKALEKDVDDLVVFVLDKPRHKKLISEIREVGARIQLHTDGDITGSLMAIDPRSEVDVMMGTGGTPEGVLSAIAIRIMGGEMFCKLDPQRQDEKNMLAEAGMDIRRVYTVGDLVDSDDLFFAATGISGGTFLKGVKYTGHGAETSSLVMRGKTGTIRYVEAIHDWESLMKFSAVRYD; from the coding sequence ATGGAAGTCCCGCAGAAGAACCTTGCCCTCGACCTTGTCCGCGTAACCGAATCCGCGGCGCTTGCCTGCGCCCGCTGGCTGGGAAGGGGCGACAAGAATGAAGCGGACCGCGCGGCCGTCGACGCCATGCGCCTGTGCTTCAACTCGCTGGATATCGACGGCACGGTCATGATCGGCGAAGGCGAAAAAGACGACGCCCCCATGCTCTACAACGGCGAAAAACTGGGCCGCGCCGACGGCGGTCCGGCCGTGGATATTGCCGTGGACCCGCTGGAAGGCACCAATCTGCTGGCATACGGCCGCCCCAACGCCATTTCCGTTGTGGGTGTTTCACCCAAGGGCACCATGTTCGACCCGGGCCCCAGCTTCTACATGCAGAAACTGGTGGTGCCCTCGGCCGCCAAGAACGTGGTGGACATCGAAGCCCCGGTGCAGCACAACCTCAAGTACATTGCCAAGGCTCTGGAAAAGGATGTGGACGACCTGGTGGTCTTCGTGCTGGACAAGCCGCGCCACAAAAAACTCATCAGCGAAATCCGCGAGGTGGGCGCACGCATCCAGCTGCACACGGATGGTGACATCACCGGCTCGCTCATGGCCATTGATCCGCGCAGCGAAGTGGACGTGATGATGGGCACCGGCGGCACCCCCGAAGGCGTGCTCTCGGCCATCGCAATCCGCATCATGGGCGGCGAGATGTTCTGCAAGCTGGATCCCCAGCGTCAGGACGAGAAGAACATGCTGGCCGAGGCGGGCATGGACATTCGCCGGGTGTACACCGTGGGCGATCTCGTGGATTCGGACGACCTGTTCTTCGCGGCCACCGGCATTTCCGGCGGCACCTTCCTCAAGGGCGTCAAGTACACGGGCCACGGCGCCGAGACCTCCTCGCTGGTCATGCGCGGCAAGACCGGCACCATCCGGTACGTGGAAGCCATCCACGACTGGGAATCGCTGATGAAGTTCAGCGCTGTCCGTTACGACTAG
- a CDS encoding DMT family transporter has translation MNVRTVRADILLFLTAAIWGLAFVAQRVGMDHVGPLTFNGVRFALGALALLPLIRFMNKGELRSAATPASRLLWGGLLLGLALFGGSTLQQLGLAAPLLDSWGVEPSTAGKAGFITGLYVVLVPIMGLAVRQRTGIGTWSGAALAVAGMYLLSVTGDLTIAFGDMLVLGSALFWAGHVLIIGWLSPGMNAVDAVRLSSVQFAVCAALSLGVAIFTEDIALASILDAGIPILYGGIMSVGVAYTLQVVAQRDANPSHAAVILSLESVFAALGGWMMLDETLGMRALIGCALMLAGMLLSQLRP, from the coding sequence ATGAACGTACGCACGGTACGGGCCGACATCCTGCTTTTCCTCACCGCCGCCATCTGGGGGCTGGCCTTTGTGGCCCAGCGCGTGGGCATGGATCATGTGGGCCCCCTGACCTTCAACGGCGTGCGCTTCGCCCTGGGCGCGCTGGCATTGCTGCCTCTGATACGATTTATGAACAAAGGCGAACTCCGGTCTGCCGCGACACCCGCAAGCCGACTGCTCTGGGGCGGCCTGCTGCTGGGGCTGGCCCTGTTCGGCGGTTCCACCCTGCAGCAGCTCGGATTGGCCGCGCCCCTGCTGGATTCGTGGGGCGTGGAGCCTTCCACGGCAGGCAAGGCCGGCTTCATCACCGGGCTGTACGTGGTGCTGGTGCCCATCATGGGCCTTGCCGTTCGCCAACGCACCGGAATCGGCACATGGTCGGGAGCGGCCCTTGCGGTCGCGGGCATGTACCTGCTCTCCGTGACCGGCGACCTGACCATCGCCTTCGGCGACATGCTGGTGCTGGGCAGCGCCCTGTTCTGGGCCGGGCACGTGCTGATCATCGGCTGGCTCTCCCCGGGCATGAATGCGGTGGACGCGGTCAGGCTCTCCAGCGTCCAGTTCGCGGTCTGCGCGGCACTGAGCCTCGGCGTGGCCATATTCACGGAAGACATCGCCCTTGCGTCCATTCTCGACGCGGGCATACCCATTCTCTACGGCGGCATCATGTCCGTGGGCGTGGCCTATACCCTGCAGGTGGTGGCCCAGCGCGACGCCAACCCGAGCCACGCGGCCGTGATCCTCAGCCTCGAATCCGTATTTGCCGCGCTGGGGGGGTGGATGATGCTGGATGAGACACTCGGAATGCGCGCCCTGATCGGATGCGCGCTCATGCTTGCCGGCATGCTGCTCTCGCAGCTCAGGCCATGA
- a CDS encoding PAS domain S-box protein, whose translation MSIRSTMVRQLLLAIFLLFAVQPAAASKAQTSASRPMIMVLVSYSPVFPTFPDQMKGLKASMKGSNIRLVVESMDSKRLYDATRHEAIRSSLEYKMAKLGKPDVLVTTDDNALSFALAHRNSLFADIPIVFLGVNDPALAEKARRLGNATGILEKTSERATIAMARQLFPEARTIAVIYDGTPSGKADFRNILPATRLFPWLRFERLNLARITYAEMAAGLRALPQNSLILLLSAYRDRDGNALTFSEILSLLRESSHCPILHLWKHGIGSGLFGGKVVDHFNQAKLAGTTARAILAGTPADTIPVVAGEDANTFIFDYNQIVQYGIAQNSLPKNSTILNLPPPRPEAESSPLQAVALFTFIVIGGMLILHLLRSRAVTRRQKAYCREQLSTILENATIGIVIMDNLGNVHSANPELCRMTGHSKDVLATMSVVDLFVLEERADFMEVFENLVKGRQFCKRLRLLRNDGTMLHAEMQAVNFRQGIYVGFFCDVTRIMDAEEMLAESEARFRALNEQAEDAMFIHDFSGHYLLVNRKACEILGYTKEELMDKTVWDIDPQTPINAPKTLWADTPRKLDTMLMRKDGTEVPVEVQLSRITFEGRDVIHALARDISDRNIAEQRAMRESMVNLAQAEIARELTAPDSSTESLAAVVRQHAMMITGSAHGLVSSVDEASRENVPHTFTEMMEDGQCRMDVAHVRMPWHGGKYDSLLGVALNEHKAFFTNDPANHEQASGLPSGHVPLEQFISAPAMFEEKLVGQIALANPGRDYTDEDLRVVTALADLFALAVQRQQAEAALVRAKDAAEAASKAKGEFLANVSHEIRTPLNGVFGMLQLMDATKLDPEQADYLHTAMTSGQNLLRVINDVLDFSKIEAGKIELQEEPFSLRELIKSIHAIFSVQAQEKGIDFRWDVDPEAHDNLIGDAGRIRQILFNLVGNAIKFTNEGEIVIEADTLGQQDKPGNCSLFISVSDTGIGIPEQKLDLIFRAFEQVDGSYSRKYPGTGLGLGIVRRFVELMGGQVRVKSTVGMGSTFSLSIYVKTGLDDSLEDETPENTAELPKLSLLLAEDDRVNRITAQRLLEKMGHSVVWAQNGLEALNKLSEQHFDCVLMDIQMPQMDGMQAVAEIRASDDPAMAAKPVIALTAHAMKGDKEQFLKGGMDDYVSKPVNKEELEAVLRRVLLKGGSFRGLD comes from the coding sequence ATGAGTATTCGAAGTACCATGGTCCGCCAGTTGCTTCTGGCAATCTTTCTGTTGTTTGCGGTCCAACCGGCCGCAGCCTCGAAAGCTCAAACCTCGGCCTCGCGGCCGATGATCATGGTACTTGTTTCCTACAGCCCGGTCTTCCCTACGTTTCCGGATCAGATGAAAGGGCTCAAGGCAAGCATGAAGGGCTCGAACATCCGGCTCGTCGTGGAAAGCATGGACAGCAAGCGCCTCTACGACGCCACCCGGCATGAAGCCATACGTTCCTCTCTCGAATACAAGATGGCCAAACTCGGCAAGCCCGACGTGCTTGTGACCACGGACGACAATGCCCTGAGCTTTGCCCTTGCACACCGAAATTCCCTGTTCGCCGACATTCCCATCGTATTTCTGGGCGTCAACGATCCGGCCCTGGCAGAAAAGGCACGCCGCCTGGGCAACGCCACAGGCATACTCGAAAAAACATCTGAACGCGCCACCATTGCCATGGCCCGCCAGCTTTTTCCCGAAGCACGGACCATTGCCGTCATCTACGACGGCACACCGAGCGGCAAGGCGGACTTCAGGAACATACTGCCTGCAACGCGGCTGTTTCCCTGGCTCCGCTTCGAACGCCTCAATCTGGCCCGCATCACCTATGCGGAAATGGCCGCAGGACTCCGTGCGCTTCCGCAGAATTCCCTGATACTGCTGCTCTCCGCCTACCGCGACAGGGACGGGAACGCCCTGACGTTTTCGGAAATCCTGTCCCTGCTCCGCGAATCCAGCCATTGTCCCATCCTGCACCTGTGGAAACACGGCATCGGCAGCGGCCTGTTCGGCGGCAAGGTCGTGGACCATTTCAATCAGGCCAAACTCGCGGGCACAACGGCACGGGCGATCCTCGCCGGAACCCCTGCGGATACCATCCCCGTGGTTGCGGGCGAGGATGCCAATACCTTCATCTTCGACTACAATCAGATCGTGCAATACGGCATTGCACAAAACTCCCTGCCCAAAAACAGCACGATCCTGAACCTGCCGCCGCCAAGGCCCGAGGCAGAGAGTTCGCCGCTTCAGGCCGTGGCCCTGTTCACGTTCATCGTCATTGGCGGCATGCTCATTCTGCACCTGTTGCGCTCACGCGCCGTAACCCGCAGACAAAAAGCCTATTGCAGGGAGCAGCTCTCCACCATCCTCGAAAACGCGACCATCGGCATCGTGATCATGGACAACCTCGGCAACGTGCACTCGGCCAACCCGGAACTGTGCCGCATGACCGGGCATTCGAAAGACGTGCTGGCCACCATGTCCGTGGTGGACCTGTTCGTACTGGAAGAGCGCGCGGATTTCATGGAGGTGTTCGAAAATCTGGTCAAAGGCCGACAATTCTGCAAACGCCTGCGCCTGTTGCGAAATGACGGCACCATGCTGCATGCCGAGATGCAGGCCGTAAATTTCCGCCAGGGCATTTACGTGGGCTTTTTCTGTGACGTGACCCGAATCATGGATGCGGAAGAGATGCTTGCGGAAAGCGAGGCTCGTTTCCGGGCCCTGAACGAACAGGCCGAAGACGCCATGTTCATCCACGATTTTTCCGGACACTATCTGCTGGTCAACCGCAAGGCGTGCGAAATCCTCGGCTACACCAAAGAGGAGCTGATGGACAAGACCGTCTGGGACATCGATCCGCAGACGCCGATCAACGCACCCAAGACCCTGTGGGCGGACACGCCGCGCAAGCTGGACACCATGCTCATGCGCAAGGACGGCACCGAAGTCCCCGTGGAAGTGCAGCTCTCCCGCATCACGTTTGAGGGGCGCGACGTCATTCACGCCCTGGCCCGCGACATTTCCGACCGCAACATTGCGGAACAGCGGGCCATGCGCGAATCCATGGTCAACCTCGCCCAGGCCGAAATAGCCCGCGAACTGACCGCACCGGACTCCAGCACGGAAAGCCTTGCGGCCGTTGTCCGGCAGCACGCCATGATGATCACGGGCAGTGCCCACGGATTGGTCTCCTCCGTTGACGAGGCCAGCCGGGAAAACGTGCCGCATACCTTCACGGAAATGATGGAGGACGGGCAATGCCGCATGGACGTTGCCCATGTACGGATGCCGTGGCACGGAGGCAAGTACGACTCCCTGCTGGGCGTGGCCCTCAACGAGCACAAGGCCTTTTTCACCAACGATCCGGCCAATCACGAACAGGCCAGCGGCCTGCCCTCGGGGCATGTGCCCCTTGAACAGTTCATCTCGGCTCCCGCCATGTTCGAGGAAAAGCTGGTGGGCCAGATTGCGCTGGCCAATCCGGGTCGCGACTATACGGATGAGGACCTGCGCGTGGTCACGGCGCTGGCCGACCTCTTTGCTCTGGCCGTGCAGCGCCAGCAGGCCGAAGCGGCACTGGTGCGGGCCAAGGATGCGGCCGAGGCGGCCAGCAAGGCCAAGGGGGAATTCCTGGCCAATGTCAGCCACGAGATCCGCACCCCGCTCAACGGCGTTTTCGGCATGCTGCAGCTCATGGACGCCACCAAGCTGGACCCGGAACAGGCCGACTACCTGCATACGGCCATGACCTCGGGCCAGAACCTGCTGCGTGTCATCAACGACGTGCTGGACTTTTCAAAAATCGAGGCCGGCAAGATCGAACTGCAGGAAGAGCCTTTTTCCCTGCGCGAGCTGATCAAATCCATTCACGCCATATTCAGCGTGCAGGCACAGGAAAAGGGCATCGACTTCCGCTGGGATGTCGACCCGGAAGCGCACGACAACCTCATCGGCGACGCGGGGCGCATCCGCCAGATTCTCTTCAATCTGGTGGGCAATGCCATCAAATTCACCAATGAAGGCGAAATCGTCATCGAGGCGGACACGCTGGGACAACAGGACAAGCCCGGGAACTGCAGCCTGTTCATTTCTGTTTCCGATACCGGCATCGGCATTCCGGAACAGAAGCTGGACCTGATTTTCCGGGCCTTTGAACAGGTGGACGGCTCCTATTCACGCAAGTATCCGGGCACGGGCCTCGGCCTTGGCATCGTGCGCCGCTTTGTGGAACTCATGGGCGGGCAGGTACGGGTCAAGAGCACCGTGGGCATGGGCTCCACCTTCAGCCTCTCCATATACGTGAAGACAGGGCTGGACGATTCACTTGAGGACGAAACTCCCGAAAATACCGCCGAACTGCCCAAGCTCTCCCTGCTGCTGGCCGAAGACGACCGCGTCAATCGCATCACTGCCCAGCGCCTGCTGGAAAAGATGGGCCACTCCGTGGTCTGGGCACAAAACGGCCTCGAGGCCTTGAACAAACTCAGCGAGCAGCACTTCGATTGCGTGCTTATGGACATCCAGATGCCGCAGATGGACGGCATGCAGGCCGTGGCCGAAATCCGCGCGTCCGACGATCCGGCAATGGCCGCGAAACCGGTCATCGCGCTCACGGCGCACGCCATGAAGGGAGACAAGGAACAATTCCTGAAGGGCGGCATGGACGACTATGTGTCAAAGCCCGTGAACAAGGAGGAACTTGAGGCCGTGCTGCGCAGGGTGCTGCTCAAGGGCGGGTCCTTCCGGGGGCTGGATTAG